One part of the Coffea eugenioides isolate CCC68of chromosome 10, Ceug_1.0, whole genome shotgun sequence genome encodes these proteins:
- the LOC113748709 gene encoding uncharacterized protein At2g23090 — protein sequence MGGGNGQKSKMARERNLEKIKNAGKGSQLETNKKAMNIQCKVCMQTFMCTTSEVKCKEHAEAKHPKSDLYACFPHLKN from the exons ATGGGCGGAGGCAATGGCCAAAAATCCAAGATGGCTCGTGAGAGGAACCTGGAAAAGATAAAAAACGCCGGCAAAG GAAGTCAGCTGGAAACCAACAAAAAGGCCATGAATATCCag TGCAAGGTCTGCATGCAGACATTCATGTGTACTACCTCAGAGGTGAAGTGCAAGGAACATGCTGAAGCAAAGCACCCAAAATCTGATCTCTATGCTTGCTTCCCGCATCTTAAGAATTGA
- the LOC113748708 gene encoding casein kinase II subunit alpha-2-like: MSRARVYADINVHRPQDYWNYEALTVQWGDQDDYEVVRKVGRGKYSEVFEGINVTNNERCIIKILKPVKKKKIKREIQILQNLCGGPNVVKLLDIVRDQHSKTPSLIFEYVNSTDFKVLYPTLTDYDIRYYIYELLKALDYCHSQGIMHRDVKPHNVMIDHDLRKLRLIDWGLAEFYHPGKEYNIRVASRYFKGPELLVDLQDYDYSLDIWSLGCMFAGMIFRKEPFFYGHDNHDQLVKIAKVLGTDELNAYLTKYHLELDPQFDTLIGRHSRKPWSRFINADNQHLVSPEAIDFLDKLLRYDHQDRLTAKEAMAHPYFFQVRAAENSRMRTQ; this comes from the exons ATgtctcgagctcgagtatacGCAGACATCAATGTCCACCGTCCTCAAGATTATTGGAACTACGAAGCTCTCACCGTCCAGTGGGG TGACCAAGATGACTACGAGGTTGTCCGGAAAGTAGGAAGGGGAAAATACAGTGAGGTTTTTGAaggtataaatgttacaaacaATGAAAGATGCATCATCAAAATCCTTAAACcggtgaaaaagaaaaag ATCAAGAGGGAGATCCAGATACTCCAAAATCTATGTGGTGGTCCCAATGTTGTAAAGTTGCTTGACATAGTCAGAGATCAGCACTCGAAAACACCCAGTTTGATTTTTGAGTACGTGAACAGCACCGATTTTAAAGTCTTGTACCCAACGCTGACAGATTATGACATACGTTATTACATATATGAGCTTCTCAAG GCATTAGATTATTGCCACTCACAGGGAATAATGCATCGGGATGTCAAGCCTCACAATGTTATGATTGATCATGATCTAAGGAAACTTCGACTGATCGATTGGGGTCTTGCTGAATTCTACCATCCTGGCAAAGAATACAATATCAGAGTGGCTTCAAG GTACTTTAAGGGACCAGAACTACTTGTGGATTTGCAAGACTATGACTATTCTTTGGATATCTGGAGCCTGGGTTGTATGTTTGCTGGGATG ATCTTTCGGAAGGAGCCGTTCTTTTATGGTCATGATAACCACGATCAGCTTGTGAAAATTGCCAAG GTTCTTGGTACGGATGAGCTGAATGCTTATTTGACCaaatatcatttagaattggaTCCGCAGTTTGATACTCTTATTGGAAG GCACAGCAGGAAGCCCTGGTCCAGGTTTATTAATGCTGACAATCAGCATCTAGTTTCCCCTGAG GCCATTGATTTTCTTGACAAGCTTCTTCGTTATGATCATCAAGATAGGCTTACAGCAAAAGAAGCAATG GCTCATCCATACTTCTTCCAAGTGAGGGCTGCTGAAAATAGTAGGATGAGGACACAGTAG